Proteins encoded within one genomic window of Companilactobacillus zhachilii:
- a CDS encoding ABC transporter ATP-binding protein, whose product MQIAVKNISKDFGRKRNAVHAIKDISLEVDHGEFLGIMGPSGAGKTTLLNMISTNERPDHGQIMIDGLDLTQLHDRDQAKYRRNKMGFIYQSFELLDSLNVKENVILPLALNRSNKKLIEERFDYMMQLLNITKLSDRAIDELSLGQRQIVAAARALINRPEILFADEPTGSLDSKSATILLNYMQMVNEKEKTTILMATHDAFTASYCSRVIFIKDGVVFSEIVNPGNRDKFFEQIINMQRTIGGGDYFNVSQNY is encoded by the coding sequence GTGCAAATTGCTGTAAAAAATATTTCGAAAGATTTCGGGCGCAAGCGTAATGCTGTGCATGCTATTAAAGATATCAGTCTTGAGGTTGACCATGGTGAGTTTCTGGGTATCATGGGTCCCTCTGGTGCTGGTAAAACAACGTTGTTAAACATGATTTCGACTAATGAACGGCCTGATCATGGTCAAATCATGATTGATGGGTTGGATTTAACACAACTGCATGACCGTGATCAAGCTAAGTATCGTCGAAATAAGATGGGCTTTATTTATCAAAGTTTTGAATTGTTGGATTCTTTGAATGTGAAGGAAAATGTTATTTTACCATTAGCTTTGAATCGGTCTAATAAAAAGCTGATTGAAGAACGGTTTGATTATATGATGCAACTGTTGAATATTACAAAACTATCTGACCGTGCGATTGATGAATTATCACTTGGGCAAAGACAAATTGTGGCAGCCGCTCGAGCTTTGATTAATCGCCCGGAAATTTTGTTTGCCGACGAGCCAACGGGTTCGCTTGATTCTAAGTCAGCAACTATTTTGTTGAATTACATGCAGATGGTTAATGAAAAGGAGAAAACGACGATTCTGATGGCTACACATGATGCGTTTACGGCTAGTTATTGTAGTCGCGTAATCTTTATCAAAGATGGGGTCGTCTTCTCAGAAATTGTTAATCCGGGCAATCGTGACAAGTTTTTTGAACAAATAATCAACATGCAACGAACGATTGGTGGAGGGGATTACTTCAATGTATCGCAAAATTATTAA
- a CDS encoding ABC transporter permease: MYRKIIKRSLSNMRDSYLIYILACSFAIGIFGILMSIGDSPSVYIALHWWDTFIYDITNVMSGLFAFFAFIYMIYVGGFFVKQQRNEFLTFEKLGMQRWVIVTISFFQTVIVQAVAWLIGITFMFIFQKFMGMLLFYLMQVHFNFDMYIGWGNLLILLQVFSASTLILSTINAIKTVRILRKKQRRTIVKARWWLRIPAGFLGVVLLLSAQVTTLYLFKDMRTISYSSRPLVEIFYVVVTDIFGTYLVYYGFLPTILNVMERIRSVSYSGINLFSFKYMKERLFQNISILWFVTELSALALALLTFCYFGYQAVHQNYNSAYPFELAANKDTVKVIRGELKKSNAKLKGSYKTAVKVNLVSYYSKSSQSYIRQPMTFMSYSDYKSLPKRMRKYNPKINGHEFLKIDYNSSIMYHNNSKEHDIEVKDAPIIQTAKQGHSFPYGSSMHFGPMMIVPNKYYRNMPSEVKDTFYGWDFRKGDRLSKSQLRELDNYRDAYYMKVNFKSSLADSTIEVMKKEPNKYEAATYTQSGFLRQGNLKKQFKQGGGFYLFIVALFSVALLVALGSVLTLRILLRDDYQSRQLRTLQKIGVEESEIKGIIRRENTLTFLIPIVFALIQSFTAIAMFDFGRHISKNIVLIYGGYIVLYGLFGIISFQVSWRGIKQKFNL; this comes from the coding sequence ATGTATCGCAAAATTATTAAACGTAGTCTGTCCAATATGCGTGACAGTTATTTGATCTATATTTTGGCATGTAGTTTTGCCATTGGCATTTTTGGGATTTTGATGTCGATTGGGGATAGTCCTTCAGTTTACATTGCACTGCATTGGTGGGATACCTTCATTTACGATATTACGAATGTTATGAGCGGATTATTCGCCTTTTTTGCGTTTATTTATATGATTTACGTCGGCGGTTTCTTCGTTAAACAACAACGAAATGAGTTTTTAACTTTTGAAAAATTAGGAATGCAACGTTGGGTGATTGTAACGATTAGTTTCTTTCAGACCGTAATTGTGCAAGCAGTGGCTTGGCTGATTGGGATTACCTTCATGTTTATTTTTCAAAAATTTATGGGCATGTTGCTGTTTTACTTGATGCAGGTGCATTTTAATTTTGACATGTACATAGGCTGGGGTAATTTGCTGATTTTACTGCAAGTGTTTTCTGCCTCAACCTTGATTTTAAGCACGATTAATGCCATTAAGACTGTTCGAATCTTACGGAAGAAGCAACGACGAACGATTGTCAAAGCTCGGTGGTGGTTACGGATTCCCGCAGGCTTTTTGGGAGTCGTATTATTGCTAAGTGCGCAAGTTACCACACTATATCTTTTTAAAGATATGCGAACAATTAGTTATTCATCTCGACCACTTGTTGAAATTTTTTACGTTGTAGTAACAGATATTTTTGGCACTTACTTAGTTTATTATGGTTTTTTGCCAACTATTTTAAACGTGATGGAAAGGATTCGTTCAGTTTCTTATTCAGGTATTAACTTATTTTCGTTCAAGTATATGAAGGAGCGACTTTTTCAAAACATTTCGATTTTATGGTTTGTGACCGAGTTATCGGCTTTAGCGTTAGCTCTGTTGACCTTTTGTTACTTTGGTTACCAAGCGGTACACCAAAACTACAACAGTGCTTATCCGTTCGAATTAGCGGCTAATAAGGATACTGTGAAAGTGATTCGAGGAGAATTGAAGAAGAGTAATGCCAAGTTGAAAGGTAGCTATAAAACAGCCGTCAAGGTCAATTTAGTATCTTATTACAGTAAGTCAAGTCAATCATATATTCGTCAGCCAATGACCTTTATGTCGTATTCCGACTATAAATCATTACCCAAACGAATGCGAAAATATAATCCAAAAATCAATGGACATGAATTTTTGAAAATTGATTATAATTCATCGATTATGTATCACAATAATTCCAAGGAACATGATATTGAGGTCAAGGATGCTCCAATCATTCAAACAGCTAAGCAAGGGCATTCATTCCCATATGGTAGTTCGATGCATTTTGGACCAATGATGATCGTACCGAATAAATATTATCGGAATATGCCTAGTGAAGTGAAGGATACCTTTTATGGTTGGGATTTCAGAAAAGGGGATCGTTTAAGCAAGTCACAATTACGTGAGCTTGATAATTATCGGGATGCCTACTATATGAAGGTCAACTTCAAGTCATCACTGGCAGATTCGACAATCGAAGTTATGAAAAAAGAACCTAACAAGTATGAAGCCGCAACTTATACGCAATCAGGTTTCTTACGTCAAGGTAATTTGAAAAAGCAATTCAAACAAGGTGGCGGATTTTATTTATTTATTGTGGCACTGTTCAGTGTCGCATTATTGGTCGCACTGGGAAGCGTTCTAACCTTGCGGATTTTGTTGCGAGATGATTACCAATCACGCCAATTACGGACATTGCAAAAAATTGGTGTTGAAGAATCAGAAATCAAGGGAATTATCAGACGAGAAAATACCTTAACATTCTTAATTCCTATTGTTTTTGCCTTGATACAGTCCTTTACGGCGATTGCAATGTTTGATTTTGGACGGCATATTTCGAAGAATATCGTCTTAATATATGGTGGCTATATCGTCTTGTACGGACTATTCGGAATTATCAGTTTCCAAGTTTCTTGGCGTGGTATTAAGCAAAAATTTAATCTTTAA
- a CDS encoding MBL fold metallo-hydrolase yields MLVTVLGFYGGYPHNGIGTSGYLLQSDDKKLLVDCGSGVLNALSKYMKPTDLDAVVLSHYHHDHTADVGVLQYEWLAAKKENPLPIYGHTQDFVNYAQLTVDNATKGIAYNDYEPTQIGDLKFEFLKTVHPVPAYAMRITDKAGKVLVYTADTTYFDGLVDFAKDADLLIADTNFPEDVTGRKAHLNTKEAGTLAKEAKVKRLMISHLPQTVDLETMLAQSQKYAGDIPVVHAFQGLEMEV; encoded by the coding sequence ATGTTAGTTACAGTTTTAGGCTTTTACGGTGGTTATCCACATAATGGAATTGGTACATCAGGCTATTTACTACAGTCCGATGATAAAAAATTGTTGGTCGACTGTGGTAGTGGTGTTCTCAATGCGCTATCCAAATATATGAAACCAACCGATTTAGATGCTGTTGTGTTATCCCATTATCACCATGATCATACAGCAGATGTCGGTGTTTTGCAGTACGAATGGCTTGCCGCTAAGAAGGAGAATCCACTTCCTATTTATGGTCATACACAAGATTTTGTCAACTATGCACAATTAACTGTTGATAATGCCACAAAGGGAATTGCCTACAACGACTACGAACCAACGCAGATTGGCGATTTGAAATTTGAATTTCTTAAAACGGTTCATCCCGTTCCAGCTTATGCAATGCGTATTACTGATAAAGCGGGTAAGGTTCTGGTTTATACAGCCGATACAACATATTTTGATGGCTTAGTTGATTTTGCCAAAGATGCTGATTTATTAATTGCTGACACTAATTTCCCAGAAGATGTCACAGGACGTAAAGCACATCTAAATACTAAAGAGGCCGGGACTTTAGCTAAAGAAGCTAAAGTAAAACGTTTGATGATCAGTCATCTTCCACAAACGGTTGACTTGGAGACTATGTTAGCACAATCACAAAAATATGCAGGTGATATTCCAGTCGTTCACGCTTTCCAAGGATTAGAGATGGAAGTTTAA
- the spxA gene encoding transcriptional regulator SpxA, with protein sequence MVTIYTSPSCTSCRKAKAWLEQHDIPYKERNIYSEPLNKQEIKQVLQMTENGTEEIISTRSKAFQNLKVDLDDLTIDQLLDLVQTNPGLLKRPIIMDDKRLQVGFNEDEIRRFLPRSVRTMELQKAQLMAGL encoded by the coding sequence ATGGTAACCATTTATACATCTCCAAGTTGTACTTCATGTCGTAAGGCCAAGGCTTGGCTCGAACAACATGACATTCCTTACAAAGAAAGAAACATTTACTCAGAACCTTTAAATAAGCAAGAAATCAAACAAGTACTTCAAATGACTGAAAACGGGACAGAAGAAATTATTTCTACTCGTTCAAAGGCATTCCAAAACCTTAAGGTTGATTTGGACGATTTAACAATTGATCAATTGTTAGATTTAGTTCAAACAAACCCAGGCCTCTTGAAGCGTCCTATCATCATGGATGACAAACGTCTTCAAGTTGGTTTTAATGAAGACGAAATTAGAAGATTCTTGCCTAGAAGTGTCAGAACAATGGAACTTCAAAAGGCTCAACTAATGGCTGGCTTATAA
- a CDS encoding BspA family leucine-rich repeat surface protein, with protein MIEIMRFQSKRLDKIDIILLEIIMGINFVLFGKYAMVKADTVPDAQQMLNQNATTTMSGVSRSNTIMPIAASSESITHSGVNGTANWDIDSDGKLTVHAGHLAYGRGNWAPYANLITSVYVEPGVTPYSSVMGAGGNGIFSGLSNVEIIDVTNLDVSKAYSLSGMFYNDMKLKRILGLDTWNTSQCIYMGSMFYNDYLLEELDVSSFDTSKATDMAIMFLDCKSLKSLDVSNFDTSGVQSMSSMFSGVSGEIFGLNNFNTSRVTSLRNTFEKVDFTKTNVNDIAGWDTSKVTSMSGTFQGAKFNSLDLSSWDIGNVTDMSNMFANSVGDINQIKNIVDWDVSKVTSMFQMFQGVKNASLSVVDNWDVSSVTNMTGMFQNCSNLSSLDLSKWRTSSLLEVSQMFSGAKLLDENNLKGYQTLVTNKVTKMDSMFSNTGFKEINLSKYDTSNVVDFNHLFYQTTKLNKVIGNLDTHSATNFSYMFDGTGDIDFTESNADKWDTANVTNMSNTFASSKITDYSFLKDWDTSSVIDLSNTFSNIVAQSLPIDKWDVSKVENLNQTFKGTTKLDDLPISKWDVSNITDMSGTFWGSGMKSMYIKNWNTSKVTTFYAMFNSMPNLETLDLSNLDTTSATDVQYMFGGTYKLWKVTLGPKSVLVNLKGPAQPVGSGLGRPVPGTIISDSNSEGTYQAISDKWQEVAPEEGGTDHAPVGDLMSNTDIVDKFSTVGNPVTTYVWQQQPQIDMKMSVPDIDFGETYDSAGLVKRNAPFAINVTNNSYPTDAIPAKINVSMDHPLTDVDDTSKTLNDVLVFKGQDNIEKILSSADTEIYNGDIANGSNDLSWDDNHGILLDMNNDRYAKNGHYTTTLKWTLTNSI; from the coding sequence ATGATTGAAATTATGAGATTTCAAAGTAAGCGCTTAGATAAAATTGATATTATATTATTAGAAATAATCATGGGAATTAATTTTGTTCTATTTGGGAAATATGCCATGGTCAAAGCCGATACAGTTCCCGATGCTCAACAAATGTTGAATCAGAATGCGACGACTACTATGTCTGGAGTTTCTAGAAGTAATACTATTATGCCAATCGCTGCCTCTAGTGAGTCTATTACTCATAGTGGGGTTAACGGAACTGCTAATTGGGATATTGATAGCGATGGAAAACTGACGGTGCATGCTGGGCATTTAGCATATGGCCGAGGCAACTGGGCTCCTTATGCGAATTTGATAACGAGTGTTTATGTGGAGCCAGGAGTAACCCCCTATAGCTCAGTCATGGGTGCTGGGGGTAACGGTATTTTTAGTGGCCTTTCCAATGTGGAAATAATTGATGTTACTAATTTAGATGTTTCGAAAGCGTATTCTCTTTCAGGAATGTTTTACAATGATATGAAGCTAAAAAGAATACTAGGTCTGGATACTTGGAATACCTCTCAATGTATTTATATGGGGAGTATGTTTTACAATGATTATCTACTTGAAGAATTAGATGTATCAAGTTTTGATACATCTAAAGCAACTGATATGGCAATTATGTTTTTAGATTGTAAATCCTTAAAGTCTTTAGATGTTTCAAATTTTGATACATCTGGAGTGCAATCAATGTCATCTATGTTTAGTGGAGTATCTGGGGAGATATTCGGATTGAATAATTTTAATACGTCAAGGGTAACTTCCTTGAGAAATACTTTTGAAAAAGTTGATTTCACAAAAACAAATGTAAATGATATAGCAGGATGGGATACGTCAAAAGTTACCTCTATGTCAGGAACGTTCCAGGGAGCTAAATTTAATTCGTTGGATTTGAGTTCTTGGGATATTGGTAATGTTACAGATATGTCTAATATGTTTGCTAATAGCGTTGGTGATATCAATCAAATTAAAAATATTGTTGATTGGGATGTATCAAAAGTAACTTCAATGTTCCAAATGTTTCAGGGAGTTAAAAACGCTAGTCTCTCAGTAGTTGATAATTGGGACGTATCTAGTGTTACAAACATGACTGGTATGTTTCAGAACTGTAGTAATTTGTCTTCGCTCGATTTGTCAAAATGGAGAACCAGTTCTCTTTTGGAGGTTTCTCAAATGTTTAGTGGGGCGAAATTACTTGATGAAAATAATTTAAAAGGGTATCAAACATTAGTTACTAATAAAGTTACAAAAATGGATTCTATGTTTTCAAATACGGGTTTTAAGGAAATCAATTTATCAAAATATGATACGTCTAATGTTGTTGATTTTAATCACTTATTTTATCAAACGACTAAGTTAAATAAGGTTATTGGTAACCTAGATACCCATTCAGCAACTAATTTTAGTTATATGTTTGATGGAACAGGAGATATTGATTTTACAGAATCTAACGCTGATAAATGGGATACAGCGAATGTTACGAATATGTCGAATACTTTTGCAAGTTCTAAAATTACTGATTACAGTTTTTTGAAAGATTGGGACACCTCGTCTGTTATAGACTTGTCTAATACGTTTTCAAATATTGTTGCTCAATCATTACCGATTGATAAATGGGATGTTTCTAAGGTCGAAAATTTAAATCAAACTTTTAAAGGCACTACTAAATTAGATGATTTACCAATAAGCAAATGGGATGTTTCCAATATAACTGATATGAGTGGTACATTCTGGGGTTCAGGAATGAAATCAATGTATATTAAAAACTGGAATACCTCTAAAGTCACAACATTTTATGCAATGTTTAACTCTATGCCTAATTTAGAAACTTTAGACCTGTCTAATCTAGATACTACCAGTGCAACAGATGTCCAGTACATGTTTGGTGGTACTTATAAACTTTGGAAAGTCACTCTCGGTCCCAAGTCAGTACTAGTTAATTTAAAAGGTCCAGCCCAACCAGTTGGGTCAGGATTGGGAAGACCTGTGCCAGGCACGATTATTAGTGATTCAAACTCTGAGGGCACATACCAAGCTATTAGTGATAAATGGCAAGAAGTCGCCCCAGAAGAAGGTGGTACTGACCATGCTCCAGTTGGTGATTTAATGTCAAATACAGATATTGTTGATAAGTTCTCAACGGTTGGCAATCCTGTAACGACCTATGTTTGGCAACAACAACCGCAAATTGATATGAAGATGTCTGTTCCTGATATCGATTTTGGTGAAACTTATGACAGCGCAGGACTAGTAAAACGCAATGCACCTTTTGCCATCAATGTGACGAATAATAGTTATCCAACTGATGCTATACCGGCCAAAATCAATGTTTCAATGGACCATCCTTTGACAGATGTTGATGATACTTCAAAAACTTTGAATGATGTTTTAGTTTTTAAGGGTCAAGATAATATTGAAAAAATCTTATCGTCAGCTGATACCGAAATTTACAATGGCGACATTGCTAATGGTTCAAATGATTTATCTTGGGACGATAACCATGGTATCTTGCTTGATATGAATAATGATCGATATGCCAAAAATGGGCACTATACAACGACATTAAAATGGACATTGACTAACAGCATTTAA
- a CDS encoding adaptor protein MecA, with translation MEMDRLNENTIRVILSTEDLQERGVTVLDLLGNKKQIESFFYSILDEVDKDHAFTNNQPVTFQIMPNKAGLELLISKSDDSDGTGSLPLNGLQDSADNDDNNFDDEKVGTEEYDSDTAPYLNDPDTPTKTVIVEFKDFEDYVQLANLLHLESGISNLWEYKDKYYLQLILFTDEMHEMSYSDVLALLSEYSFKTKVTAAVLSEYGKKVMTKTALELTRYYFGN, from the coding sequence ATGGAAATGGATCGACTTAATGAGAACACGATCAGAGTCATTCTTAGTACAGAGGATTTACAAGAACGTGGTGTAACTGTTTTGGATTTGCTTGGCAATAAAAAACAGATTGAATCGTTCTTCTACAGTATTTTGGATGAAGTTGATAAGGATCACGCTTTTACAAATAATCAACCTGTTACTTTCCAAATCATGCCAAATAAGGCAGGCTTGGAGTTGTTAATTAGCAAGAGTGACGATTCTGACGGCACAGGTTCATTGCCATTAAATGGGCTACAAGATTCAGCCGATAATGATGATAATAACTTTGATGATGAAAAAGTTGGGACTGAAGAATATGACAGCGATACTGCTCCATATTTAAATGACCCAGATACACCTACGAAGACTGTTATTGTTGAATTTAAAGACTTTGAAGATTATGTCCAATTGGCTAATTTATTACACTTAGAAAGTGGAATTTCAAACCTTTGGGAATACAAAGATAAGTATTACTTGCAATTGATTTTGTTTACAGATGAAATGCATGAAATGAGCTACAGCGATGTATTGGCATTACTTAGCGAATACAGCTTTAAGACTAAAGTTACAGCTGCTGTTTTATCTGAGTATGGTAAGAAGGTAATGACTAAGACTGCTTTGGAATTAACAAGATACTACTTTGGGAACTAA
- a CDS encoding Vat family streptogramin A O-acetyltransferase, whose amino-acid sequence MSLPDPNAIYPNPNIPEMVFVKNVVTRPNITVGEYTYYDDKNNPEKFEDHVTHHYEFLNDKLIIGKFCSIASGIEFVMNGANHVMEGITTYPFNILGGDWADHIPTLADLPLKGDTVVGNDVWFGQNVTVMPGVKIHDGAIIAANTTVVKDVEPYSIVGGNPSRLLKYRFSAEEIQLLEKLAWWNKDINWISEHIEELTIDKVDVSKLHQWIDS is encoded by the coding sequence ATGAGTTTACCAGATCCTAATGCAATCTATCCAAATCCCAATATTCCGGAAATGGTTTTTGTAAAAAATGTCGTCACTAGACCGAATATAACTGTCGGTGAGTACACATATTATGACGATAAAAATAATCCTGAGAAATTTGAAGATCACGTGACACACCACTATGAATTTCTAAATGATAAATTAATTATTGGAAAATTTTGTTCAATTGCGTCGGGAATTGAATTCGTGATGAATGGAGCTAACCACGTGATGGAAGGAATCACGACATATCCCTTTAACATTTTAGGTGGTGACTGGGCTGACCATATTCCAACTTTGGCCGATTTGCCATTAAAAGGCGATACAGTTGTCGGAAATGATGTCTGGTTTGGACAAAATGTGACTGTGATGCCGGGAGTTAAAATTCACGATGGAGCAATTATTGCCGCGAATACAACAGTAGTCAAGGACGTTGAACCATATTCGATTGTGGGCGGAAATCCTAGCCGACTTCTAAAATATCGTTTTAGTGCTGAAGAAATTCAGCTTTTAGAAAAATTAGCTTGGTGGAATAAAGATATTAATTGGATTTCTGAGCATATAGAGGAACTAACAATCGACAAAGTAGATGTTAGTAAACTTCATCAGTGGATTGATAGTTAA
- a CDS encoding competence protein CoiA: MYAALDEQGTLIYAQEAVENQKYFCCHCEKQVKLILTESRKYFRHANKSNNSINERLIHQKGKQLILEELSKYKFEKLESEYYLPEIKQRPDVFINRQLVIEYQCARIDESVLEERVAGYRKLGLESIWILGDAYLETRVHREHLKFIAYSEAYGYYLLMLDSLKQQLTLFHHIKFIGPFNKIFFQREIFSLTNLPNLFSFQVVEYPLHPLMMQDYLVKKLRQKNDPHSQWVKMNFYQQNQQTVESYLEGYAFLPQAPIYQTPAWQRVCGSEVNLLKQPLLTEGQVKNNLGKDYYYP; this comes from the coding sequence ATGTATGCAGCTTTGGACGAACAAGGGACTTTGATTTATGCACAAGAGGCGGTGGAAAATCAGAAGTATTTTTGTTGTCACTGTGAGAAACAAGTTAAATTGATTTTGACGGAGAGTCGAAAGTATTTTCGTCACGCAAATAAGTCGAATAATAGTATTAATGAACGTTTGATTCACCAAAAAGGTAAGCAATTAATATTAGAAGAATTGTCGAAGTACAAATTTGAAAAATTGGAAAGTGAATATTATTTACCGGAAATCAAACAACGTCCAGATGTGTTTATTAATCGTCAATTGGTTATTGAATATCAATGTGCTCGGATTGATGAAAGTGTACTTGAAGAGCGTGTGGCTGGCTATCGCAAATTAGGATTGGAGAGTATTTGGATTTTGGGAGATGCTTATTTGGAAACACGTGTCCATCGTGAGCACTTGAAATTTATCGCATATAGTGAAGCTTACGGATATTACTTGTTGATGCTTGATTCATTAAAACAACAGTTAACGCTATTTCACCACATAAAATTTATTGGACCTTTTAATAAAATTTTCTTTCAGCGTGAAATTTTTTCTCTCACTAATTTACCAAATCTTTTCTCATTTCAGGTTGTCGAGTATCCATTGCATCCGTTAATGATGCAAGACTATTTAGTTAAAAAGTTGCGTCAAAAAAATGATCCACATTCGCAGTGGGTCAAAATGAATTTTTATCAACAAAATCAACAGACAGTAGAAAGTTATTTAGAAGGTTATGCTTTTTTACCACAAGCCCCAATCTATCAAACTCCGGCTTGGCAAAGGGTCTGTGGGTCGGAGGTAAATCTTTTGAAACAGCCATTATTAACTGAAGGACAAGTGAAAAATAATCTTGGGAAAGATTATTATTATCCTTAA
- a CDS encoding DsbA family protein, with protein sequence MWEIFLYINPLCSYCLKVEQAIIDFTRKHDIDTQYHFVTNYNMATINDYMHLKGFKITDIEERNTASKEVLEASKLYKAASCQGNKKARNFLMNLQEQVNVLNNPFDDTTIKRAINNSGLDYKSIMVDKESQCVVQGLKRDQQLSMEMKIQKAPTAVIFDLDDEERPGMMINDFGESLSQESISCNVNAMLEQELPQT encoded by the coding sequence ATGTGGGAAATATTCTTATATATTAATCCCTTATGTTCGTATTGTTTAAAGGTGGAACAAGCTATTATTGATTTCACTCGCAAACATGACATTGATACACAATATCATTTCGTAACGAACTATAATATGGCTACAATAAATGATTATATGCATTTAAAAGGTTTCAAAATTACTGACATTGAGGAACGCAACACTGCTTCCAAAGAAGTACTCGAAGCCTCTAAGTTATATAAGGCTGCCTCTTGCCAAGGAAATAAGAAGGCACGTAACTTTTTAATGAATCTTCAAGAACAAGTTAATGTTCTAAACAATCCCTTTGATGATACCACTATCAAGCGTGCAATTAACAATAGCGGGCTTGATTATAAATCAATTATGGTCGACAAAGAAAGTCAATGTGTTGTTCAAGGCCTCAAACGTGATCAACAATTGTCAATGGAAATGAAGATTCAAAAGGCTCCCACAGCCGTAATATTTGATCTCGATGACGAAGAACGTCCTGGTATGATGATCAATGATTTCGGTGAATCACTTTCTCAAGAAAGTATCAGTTGTAATGTCAATGCGATGTTGGAACAAGAACTTCCACAAACATAG
- a CDS encoding GTP pyrophosphokinase — translation MSEIKWNEFLIPYSQAVDELKIKFRNLRKEFLEKNEHSPIEFVTGRVKTVDSIREKMRRRFISEELLEQDMQDIAGIRIQCQFVEDIYDVAKLLHIREDMRVIEERDYIANSKPSGYRSYHVVIEYPIQTSTGQKNILAEIQIRTLAMNFWSTIEHSLNYKYKGDFPEEINERLKRAAEASFMLDEEMSKIREEIQDAQQYFTDRKRDLNNPTEHDK, via the coding sequence ATGTCAGAGATTAAATGGAATGAATTTTTGATACCATATTCACAAGCAGTTGACGAATTAAAAATTAAGTTTAGAAATTTACGTAAGGAATTTCTAGAAAAAAACGAACATTCTCCAATCGAGTTTGTGACTGGTCGTGTTAAAACAGTTGATAGTATTCGTGAAAAAATGCGTCGTCGTTTTATTAGCGAAGAATTGTTAGAACAGGATATGCAAGACATTGCTGGAATTAGAATTCAATGCCAATTTGTGGAAGACATTTATGATGTTGCTAAATTGCTCCATATAAGGGAAGATATGCGGGTGATTGAAGAACGTGATTATATTGCTAACAGTAAGCCTAGTGGTTACCGTTCTTATCATGTTGTGATCGAATATCCGATTCAAACATCGACGGGCCAAAAAAATATTTTAGCTGAAATTCAAATTAGAACTTTGGCAATGAATTTTTGGTCAACGATTGAACACTCTTTGAACTATAAATATAAGGGTGATTTTCCTGAAGAAATCAATGAACGACTTAAGCGTGCGGCTGAAGCCTCTTTTATGTTGGACGAGGAAATGTCTAAAATTCGTGAAGAGATTCAAGATGCACAACAATATTTCACTGATCGAAAACGTGATTTAAATAACCCGACGGAGCACGATAAATAA